The following coding sequences are from one Pseudonocardia sp. EC080619-01 window:
- the dapA gene encoding 4-hydroxy-tetrahydrodipicolinate synthase: protein MDSGSQTAPAGQHPPRRPFGEVLTAMVTPFDPDGELDLGKAEELAAHLVDLGNDGLVVNGTTGEGPTTSDAEKRELIRAVVAAVGDRATIISGAGTYDTAHSIELARGAEQAGAHGLLTVTPYYSRPPQEGLIAHFTAVADATDLPVMLYDIPPRSVIGIDVETFQRLAQHPRIVAVKDARNDLRVGTEVLATTTLAYYSGDDPVNLPWLSVGAVGFVSVIGHVVADRLRAMIDAYHAGEHQRARALHYAMLPVIRAMGRVGGAVFAKTALRLRGIDVGETRLPLPPATEEQVAAIAGDLAVAGVALDPLSRPGVPLYQSGHGALGGRTATDLGAEIAYPRT, encoded by the coding sequence ATGGACTCCGGCTCCCAGACCGCCCCGGCGGGGCAGCACCCGCCACGTCGTCCGTTCGGCGAGGTCCTCACCGCGATGGTGACCCCGTTCGATCCCGACGGGGAGCTCGACCTGGGCAAGGCGGAGGAGCTCGCCGCCCATCTGGTGGACCTGGGCAACGACGGTCTGGTCGTCAACGGGACCACCGGTGAGGGCCCCACCACCTCGGACGCCGAGAAGCGCGAGCTGATCCGCGCGGTCGTCGCGGCCGTCGGTGACCGGGCGACGATCATCAGCGGCGCCGGGACCTACGACACCGCGCACTCGATCGAGCTCGCGCGCGGCGCGGAGCAGGCCGGCGCGCACGGTCTGCTGACCGTGACGCCGTACTACTCGCGGCCGCCGCAGGAGGGATTGATCGCGCACTTCACCGCGGTCGCCGACGCCACCGACCTGCCGGTGATGCTCTACGACATCCCGCCGCGCAGCGTGATCGGGATCGACGTCGAGACGTTCCAGCGGCTCGCCCAGCACCCGCGGATCGTCGCGGTGAAGGACGCCCGCAACGACCTGCGGGTCGGCACCGAGGTCCTCGCGACCACGACGCTGGCCTACTACTCCGGCGACGACCCGGTGAACCTGCCGTGGCTGTCGGTCGGTGCCGTCGGCTTCGTGTCCGTGATCGGCCACGTCGTCGCCGACCGGCTGCGTGCGATGATCGACGCCTACCACGCGGGCGAGCACCAGCGGGCCCGCGCGCTGCACTACGCGATGCTCCCGGTGATCCGGGCGATGGGCCGCGTCGGCGGCGCCGTCTTCGCGAAGACGGCGCTGCGGCTGCGCGGCATCGACGTCGGCGAGACCCGGCTGCCGCTGCCGCCCGCCACCGAGGAGCAGGTCGCCGCGATCGCCGGGGATCTCGCCGTCGCGGGTGTCGCGCTGGACCCGCTGTCCCGGCCCGGTGTCCCGCTCTACCAGTCCGGGCACGGCGCGCTCGGCGGGCGCACCGCCACCGACCTCGGGGCCGAGATCGCGTACCCGCGTACCTGA
- a CDS encoding TIGR03085 family metal-binding protein: protein MSLATDERAAICAEFERSGPDRPTLCEGWNARDLLTHLLVRERQPWSAAGILVPALSGVTEKAMEGYASEAWPNMIDDLRKGPPGWSPFKVGKVDEIANGAEFFVHHEDLRRGEAGWEPRPSEPQRDGQLWTLLSSQAKLLFRRSPVGIVLQRPEGAQQVVATGHGLVTVVGEPSELVLHAFGRDAARVEVQGLPADVEAYRAAPSGL, encoded by the coding sequence GTGAGCCTCGCGACCGACGAACGTGCCGCCATCTGCGCCGAGTTCGAACGCTCCGGCCCGGACCGCCCGACCCTGTGCGAGGGCTGGAACGCCCGTGACCTGCTCACCCACCTCCTGGTGCGGGAGCGGCAGCCGTGGAGCGCGGCGGGCATCCTGGTGCCCGCGCTGTCCGGGGTCACCGAGAAGGCGATGGAGGGCTACGCCTCCGAGGCCTGGCCGAACATGATCGACGACCTCCGCAAGGGCCCCCCGGGGTGGTCGCCGTTCAAGGTCGGCAAGGTCGACGAGATCGCCAACGGCGCCGAGTTCTTCGTCCACCACGAGGACCTCCGGCGGGGCGAGGCCGGCTGGGAGCCGCGGCCGTCCGAGCCGCAGCGCGACGGGCAGCTGTGGACCCTGCTGTCGTCGCAGGCGAAGCTGCTGTTCCGGCGCAGCCCGGTCGGCATCGTGCTGCAGCGTCCGGAGGGGGCGCAGCAGGTCGTCGCGACCGGGCACGGCCTGGTCACGGTGGTCGGCGAGCCGTCGGAGCTGGTGCTGCACGCGTTCGGTCGCGACGCGGCCCGCGTCGAGGTCCAGGGGCTGCCCGCCGACGTGGAGGCCTACCGCGCCGCGCCCTCCGGGCTCTGA
- a CDS encoding MFS transporter gives MTHAATTQPPNSMRRIALASMTGTVIEFYDFFIYGTAAALVFNKVFFPELGTAAGTALALATFGVAFVARPFGSILFGHFGDRLGRKGTLVTTLLLMGFSTLAIGLLPTTGTIGVLAPILLVVLRILQGLAVGGEWAGATLLTAENAPTKARGKYALYPQLGPSVAFALASATFLITALTMSDAAFASWGWRIPFIASVLLVGVGLYVRLALEETSSFRSSKAATTSTRLPVAEVFTSRPAAVFLGAGSTTAVFAFFYIGVTYLTSYGTQQLELPRPTVLAMGIVGGLVFAMTTIASAILSDRVGRRRMVVIGNIASVAAGVAAFPIIDIGTAWSFGLGLSLVLGVVGIAYGPIGAQLPELFPTRYRYTGAGIAYNLAGVLGGGVVPLISTALVPVYGSLAIGLLLAGVSLASLLCTLALPQTDADSLAAQDAQPATV, from the coding sequence ATGACGCACGCTGCCACCACGCAGCCCCCGAACTCGATGCGCCGCATCGCGCTCGCCAGCATGACCGGCACGGTGATCGAGTTCTACGACTTCTTCATCTACGGCACCGCCGCCGCCCTCGTGTTCAACAAGGTGTTCTTCCCCGAGCTCGGGACCGCGGCCGGGACCGCGCTGGCGCTGGCCACCTTCGGCGTCGCGTTCGTCGCCCGGCCGTTCGGGTCGATCCTCTTCGGTCACTTCGGCGACCGTCTCGGGCGCAAGGGCACCCTCGTCACGACGCTGCTGCTCATGGGCTTCTCGACGCTGGCGATCGGCCTGCTGCCGACCACCGGGACGATCGGCGTGCTGGCACCGATCCTGCTGGTCGTGCTGCGGATCCTGCAGGGTCTGGCCGTCGGCGGCGAGTGGGCCGGTGCGACGCTGCTGACCGCGGAGAACGCACCGACGAAGGCCCGCGGCAAGTACGCCCTCTATCCGCAGCTCGGCCCGTCGGTGGCGTTCGCGCTGGCGTCGGCGACGTTCCTCATCACCGCGCTGACGATGAGCGACGCGGCGTTCGCCTCCTGGGGCTGGCGGATCCCCTTCATCGCGTCGGTGCTGCTCGTCGGCGTGGGTCTGTACGTGCGCCTCGCGCTGGAGGAGACGTCGTCGTTCCGCAGCAGCAAGGCGGCGACCACCTCCACCCGGCTCCCGGTCGCGGAGGTGTTCACCAGCCGTCCGGCCGCGGTGTTCCTCGGCGCCGGCTCGACGACGGCCGTGTTCGCCTTCTTCTACATCGGCGTCACCTACCTGACCAGCTACGGCACCCAGCAGCTGGAGCTGCCCCGGCCGACCGTGCTGGCGATGGGCATCGTCGGCGGTCTCGTGTTCGCGATGACCACGATCGCCTCGGCGATCCTGTCCGACCGCGTCGGGCGACGGCGGATGGTCGTGATCGGCAACATCGCCTCGGTGGCGGCGGGCGTCGCCGCGTTCCCGATCATCGACATCGGCACGGCGTGGTCGTTCGGGCTCGGGCTGTCGCTGGTCCTCGGCGTCGTCGGCATCGCGTACGGCCCGATCGGCGCGCAGCTTCCGGAGCTGTTCCCGACCCGGTACCGCTACACCGGCGCGGGGATCGCCTACAACCTCGCCGGCGTGCTCGGCGGCGGTGTCGTCCCGCTGATCTCCACGGCGCTGGTGCCCGTCTACGGCAGCCTCGCGATCGGCCTGCTGCTGGCCGGGGTGTCGCTGGCCAGCCTGCTCTGCACGCTGGCGCTGCCGCAGACCGACGCCGACTCGCTCGCCGCGCAGGACGCGCAGCCGGCGACCGTCTGA
- a CDS encoding Crp/Fnr family transcriptional regulator, whose amino-acid sequence MTAGTADDAGADRAHGPAGDPVSPFLTAPATPVTDRLAGLGTPRRYARGEHVYRQGELSTRLHLVVSGRVRIYLHRPDGSERSLAYAEPGATLGEAACVDGRPRHLASVCTQPSEIVSVTRDALLDAARAEPELLLEITRRIAYKQRVMQLHVLIEGLPARERVILLLGHLVEAYGEVALDTVTRLSIRPAVDELALLVGLTRVTMSRELSRLVAEGLVEKEGRSIVVRDLPDLRRRVHAVLA is encoded by the coding sequence GTGACGGCCGGGACGGCGGACGACGCGGGCGCGGACCGGGCCCACGGCCCGGCCGGCGATCCCGTCTCGCCCTTCCTCACCGCGCCGGCGACGCCCGTGACCGACCGGCTCGCCGGTCTGGGGACCCCGCGCCGCTACGCCCGCGGCGAGCACGTCTACCGGCAGGGCGAGCTGTCCACCCGGCTCCACCTGGTCGTCTCCGGGCGGGTGCGCATCTACCTGCACCGCCCGGACGGTTCCGAGCGGTCGCTGGCCTACGCCGAACCGGGCGCCACCCTCGGTGAGGCCGCCTGCGTCGACGGGCGGCCGCGGCACCTCGCGTCGGTCTGCACCCAGCCGTCGGAGATCGTCTCGGTCACCCGGGACGCGCTGCTCGACGCGGCCCGCGCCGAGCCCGAGCTGCTGCTGGAGATCACCCGGCGGATCGCCTACAAGCAGCGCGTCATGCAGCTGCACGTCCTCATCGAGGGCCTGCCGGCCCGGGAGCGGGTCATCCTTCTGCTCGGGCACCTCGTGGAGGCCTACGGCGAGGTCGCGCTCGACACCGTCACCCGGCTGTCGATCCGCCCGGCCGTCGACGAGCTGGCCCTGCTCGTCGGCCTGACCCGGGTGACCATGAGCCGGGAGCTGTCCCGGCTGGTCGCCGAGGGCCTGGTCGAGAAGGAGGGCCGCAGCATCGTCGTGCGGGACCTGCCGGACCTGCGCCGCCGGGTGCACGCCGTCCTGGCGTGA
- the thyX gene encoding FAD-dependent thymidylate synthase, translating into MSETAPQTVPLTVQLVAKTEFTPPADVPWSTDADGGQALAEFAGRACYQSWSKPNPRTATNAGYVRHILEVGHLSVLEHGSVSFYLTGISRSLTHELIRHRHFSYSQLSQRYVPERDAAMVEPDVIADDPELHELFLQASADALSAYQKLLEGLEKRFADVPNGTLRRKQARQAARSVLPNATETKIVVTGNYRAWRHFVAMRASEHADVEIRNLAVECLRQLQREVPNVFADFEIQKLDDGTEIASSPLVSEG; encoded by the coding sequence ATGTCGGAGACCGCGCCGCAGACCGTCCCGCTGACCGTCCAGCTGGTGGCGAAGACCGAGTTCACCCCGCCCGCGGACGTCCCGTGGTCCACCGACGCCGACGGTGGCCAGGCGCTCGCCGAGTTCGCCGGGCGCGCCTGCTACCAGTCGTGGAGCAAGCCGAACCCGCGCACGGCGACCAACGCCGGCTACGTCCGGCACATCCTGGAGGTCGGGCACCTCTCGGTGCTGGAGCACGGCAGCGTCAGCTTCTACCTCACCGGGATCTCGCGGTCGCTGACCCACGAGCTCATCCGCCATCGGCACTTCTCCTACTCGCAGCTGTCCCAGCGCTACGTCCCCGAGCGGGACGCGGCGATGGTCGAGCCGGACGTCATCGCCGACGACCCCGAGCTGCACGAGCTGTTCCTGCAGGCGTCCGCGGACGCGCTGAGCGCCTACCAGAAGCTCCTCGAAGGGCTGGAGAAGCGCTTCGCCGACGTCCCGAACGGCACGCTGCGCCGCAAGCAGGCCCGTCAGGCCGCCCGGTCGGTGCTGCCGAACGCGACCGAGACGAAGATCGTCGTGACCGGGAACTACCGCGCCTGGCGGCACTTCGTCGCGATGCGGGCCTCCGAGCACGCCGACGTCGAGATCCGCAACCTGGCGGTGGAGTGCCTGCGTCAGCTGCAGCGCGAGGTGCCGAACGTCTTCGCCGACTTCGAGATCCAGAAGCTCGACGACGGCACCGAGATCGCCTCCAGCCCGCTGGTCAGCGAGGGCTGA
- a CDS encoding toxin-antitoxin system HicB family antitoxin, whose product MDLTPYVTQLRDDLAAAAAAGDEQARRTAALLGSAIEPAARLAIMNALSDLASEATAALGDRSVEVRLHGREVRVSVSGTPSGDGPQQPTGQAPTGSTGGRPDGWAGRWPGGSEGTGGPSGLPFGADAGDISRVTLRIVEQIKSQAERAAQSQGVSLNTWVSQAVQGALAGAEERARGGRGPGDGRNLRGWVQG is encoded by the coding sequence ATGGACCTCACGCCGTACGTCACGCAGCTGCGTGACGACCTCGCCGCCGCCGCGGCCGCCGGGGACGAGCAGGCCCGCCGCACGGCGGCGCTGCTCGGCTCCGCGATCGAGCCCGCCGCCCGCCTCGCGATCATGAACGCCCTCTCGGACCTCGCCTCGGAGGCGACCGCCGCCCTCGGCGACCGCTCCGTGGAGGTGCGGCTGCACGGCCGGGAGGTGCGGGTCTCGGTCTCGGGCACGCCGTCCGGCGACGGGCCGCAGCAGCCCACCGGACAGGCCCCGACCGGGTCGACCGGGGGCCGACCCGACGGGTGGGCAGGCAGGTGGCCCGGCGGGTCCGAGGGGACCGGCGGACCGTCCGGGCTGCCGTTCGGCGCCGACGCGGGCGACATCAGCCGGGTGACCCTGCGGATCGTCGAGCAGATCAAGTCGCAGGCCGAGCGGGCGGCGCAGTCGCAGGGCGTCTCGCTGAACACCTGGGTGTCCCAGGCGGTGCAGGGCGCCCTCGCGGGCGCCGAGGAGCGTGCCCGCGGCGGGCGCGGGCCGGGCGACGGACGGAACCTCCGGGGATGGGTGCAGGGATGA
- a CDS encoding DUF4097 family beta strand repeat-containing protein encodes MNDERDDTTGPIDGGDAGGPGAQGAGDGPGDRSPGSGAGTGDRDSDPGAGTGSGAGAGTGPVDARRESWACTGPAELEITIGGGDVRIDLVEDAAEVRVEVSADRSGAPWSGGLGGLLDWIGTSMSGGGAPPAAGWSGRGFEPIVGAPWERTGDPSAEAVDAVTIEWSGPGGRLVVRGPDEPGLSSVPLSVTVSAPAGSRAAVRTGAAGVRVTGRASWAAVRTGSGTARVAEVTGDADITTGSGGIDLGSCGGRAELRTGGGGVEAGSLAGPSRVRTGSGDVRLGQVTGDLEIRSGSGDLVLADAVSGDVRVSTGSGNVRVGVHSGVAAELDLSTGSGRARSELDVRHDGPPSPAAVRLSGRTGSGDVLVGRAAAVAE; translated from the coding sequence ATGAACGACGAGCGTGACGACACGACCGGCCCGATCGACGGCGGGGACGCCGGGGGTCCGGGCGCTCAGGGCGCGGGCGACGGGCCCGGCGACCGCTCTCCCGGCTCCGGAGCGGGCACCGGTGACCGCGACTCCGATCCCGGTGCCGGGACCGGTTCCGGGGCCGGTGCCGGGACCGGTCCGGTCGACGCGCGCCGGGAGAGCTGGGCCTGCACCGGCCCCGCCGAGCTGGAGATCACCATCGGTGGCGGCGACGTCCGGATCGACCTCGTCGAGGACGCCGCCGAGGTCCGCGTCGAGGTGTCGGCCGACCGCTCCGGCGCCCCGTGGTCCGGCGGCCTGGGCGGTCTCCTCGACTGGATCGGGACGTCGATGAGTGGCGGCGGGGCACCGCCCGCCGCCGGCTGGTCCGGGCGCGGCTTCGAGCCGATCGTCGGCGCCCCCTGGGAGCGGACCGGCGACCCGTCGGCCGAGGCCGTCGACGCCGTGACCATCGAGTGGTCCGGCCCCGGCGGGCGGCTGGTCGTGCGCGGGCCCGACGAGCCCGGCCTGAGCAGCGTCCCGTTGAGCGTGACCGTCTCGGCCCCGGCCGGGTCGCGGGCCGCCGTGCGGACCGGCGCGGCGGGCGTCCGGGTGACGGGCCGCGCGTCCTGGGCGGCCGTCCGGACCGGGTCGGGCACGGCGCGCGTCGCCGAGGTGACGGGTGATGCCGACATCACCACCGGTTCCGGCGGGATCGACCTCGGCTCGTGCGGCGGGCGCGCCGAGCTCCGCACCGGCGGCGGTGGGGTCGAGGCCGGGTCGCTCGCCGGGCCGTCCCGGGTGCGCACCGGCAGCGGCGACGTCCGGCTCGGGCAGGTGACGGGCGATCTCGAGATCCGCAGCGGCTCCGGGGACCTGGTGCTCGCCGACGCGGTCAGCGGCGACGTGCGGGTCAGCACCGGCTCGGGAAACGTCCGCGTGGGGGTGCACTCCGGTGTCGCCGCCGAGCTGGACCTGTCGACCGGCTCCGGCCGGGCCCGCAGCGAGCTCGACGTCCGGCACGACGGCCCGCCGTCCCCCGCGGCCGTCCGGCTCTCGGGCCGCACCGGCAGCGGGGACGTGCTCGTCGGACGGGCGGCCGCCGTCGCGGAGTGA
- a CDS encoding nitroreductase/quinone reductase family protein — MERTEIAAMNAAMTGRVLTMPAAPVPDGGYALRVLRTRGRRSGEPRDTPVGVVGHGGAEYVVAPVAARDWVRNLRATPGCTLLASDGGSERRAVEPGPGEAAAAVVTYLRAIDQPQALRAFPVPADASADDVAAHLGTIAVFRLDRD, encoded by the coding sequence ATGGAGCGCACCGAGATCGCCGCGATGAACGCCGCCATGACCGGGCGGGTGCTGACCATGCCCGCCGCACCCGTCCCGGACGGCGGGTACGCCCTGCGCGTGCTGCGGACCCGGGGACGGCGCAGCGGGGAACCACGGGACACCCCGGTGGGCGTGGTCGGTCACGGCGGGGCGGAGTACGTCGTCGCGCCGGTGGCGGCCCGGGACTGGGTGCGGAACCTGCGCGCGACGCCCGGCTGCACGCTCCTGGCGAGCGACGGCGGGAGCGAGCGGCGTGCCGTCGAGCCGGGGCCCGGCGAGGCGGCCGCGGCCGTCGTCACCTACCTGCGGGCGATCGACCAGCCGCAGGCGTTGCGGGCGTTCCCGGTCCCGGCCGACGCCTCCGCCGACGACGTCGCCGCCCACCTCGGCACGATCGCCGTGTTCCGGCTCGACAGGGACTGA
- a CDS encoding AbgT family transporter: MSEQTAPETPSRLTRALGVVERAGNKLPDPVILFVVLSVLLAGLSAVLAAAGLTAQVPGQDEITPVRSLLTGDGLRFALTEAVTNFVEFPPLGTIIAVLLGIAVADRSGLLPTLLRVTVLRAPRPLVTPALMFAGVCGSVASDAAYIVLIPLGAMVFRTLGRNPAVGAVAAFVSVGAGYDASILVTATDVLLAGITNSAAAVVDPSIELTALSNYWFNVVSALLIALAAAVVVDRVVEPAAGRSTEEPADASGHEEAEAAEARDAEISRDQVRGLRDAGLTLLALLALYAAAWLPAGSPLRDPDTGDLVPSPFLDGIAVVLLLTFLAVGIVYGLRVGTVRRAADVPRLMREGLVDVVPILVLFFVIAQFLAWFTWTGLGQWIAVSGAEVLRASGAPAPVLLFLTVLLVFVLGLMITSGSAQWSLLAPVLVPMLLLVGIDADQTMAAFRIGDSVANSLTPMSPYFAVALGFLQRYRRDAGIGTLISMTLPICAAMFVVWTVLFLAWVSLGIPLGV, translated from the coding sequence TTGAGCGAGCAGACAGCACCGGAGACACCGTCACGGCTGACCCGGGCACTCGGCGTCGTCGAACGGGCCGGGAACAAGCTGCCCGACCCGGTGATCCTCTTCGTGGTGCTGTCGGTGCTGCTGGCCGGGCTGTCCGCGGTGCTCGCCGCGGCCGGGCTCACCGCGCAGGTCCCCGGCCAGGACGAGATCACCCCCGTCCGCAGCCTGCTCACCGGTGACGGGCTGCGGTTCGCGCTCACCGAGGCGGTCACGAACTTCGTCGAGTTCCCGCCGCTCGGGACGATCATCGCGGTCCTGCTGGGCATCGCGGTCGCCGACCGCTCCGGGCTGCTGCCGACGCTGCTGCGGGTCACCGTGCTGCGGGCACCGCGCCCGCTGGTCACCCCGGCACTGATGTTCGCCGGGGTCTGCGGGTCGGTCGCGTCCGACGCCGCGTACATCGTGCTGATCCCGCTCGGCGCGATGGTGTTCCGGACCCTGGGCCGCAACCCGGCGGTCGGGGCGGTGGCCGCGTTCGTGTCGGTCGGGGCGGGGTACGACGCGAGCATCCTCGTGACCGCGACCGACGTGCTGCTGGCCGGCATCACGAACTCCGCCGCGGCCGTCGTGGACCCGTCGATCGAGCTGACCGCGCTGTCGAACTACTGGTTCAACGTCGTGAGCGCGCTGCTCATCGCCCTGGCGGCGGCGGTCGTCGTCGACCGGGTCGTCGAACCCGCCGCCGGCCGGTCCACCGAGGAACCGGCTGACGCCTCCGGGCACGAGGAGGCGGAGGCCGCGGAGGCGCGGGACGCCGAGATCTCCCGCGACCAGGTGCGTGGCCTGCGGGACGCCGGCCTGACGCTGCTCGCGCTCCTGGCGCTCTACGCGGCGGCCTGGCTGCCTGCGGGCTCCCCGCTGCGGGACCCGGACACCGGGGACCTGGTGCCGTCGCCGTTCCTGGACGGCATCGCCGTCGTGCTGCTGCTGACCTTCCTCGCGGTCGGCATCGTGTACGGGCTGCGGGTCGGGACGGTCCGCCGCGCCGCCGACGTGCCGCGGCTGATGCGCGAGGGGCTCGTCGACGTCGTCCCGATCCTCGTGCTGTTCTTCGTGATCGCCCAGTTCCTGGCCTGGTTCACCTGGACCGGGCTCGGTCAGTGGATCGCGGTGTCGGGCGCGGAGGTGCTGCGGGCGTCGGGCGCCCCCGCGCCGGTGCTGCTGTTCCTGACCGTGCTGCTGGTGTTCGTGCTCGGCCTGATGATCACGTCGGGATCGGCACAGTGGTCGCTGCTGGCCCCGGTGCTGGTGCCGATGCTGCTGCTCGTCGGGATCGACGCCGACCAGACGATGGCCGCGTTCCGGATCGGGGACTCCGTCGCGAACTCCCTCACGCCGATGAGTCCGTACTTCGCCGTCGCGCTCGGGTTCCTGCAGCGCTACCGGCGTGACGCCGGCATCGGCACGCTCATCTCGATGACGCTGCCGATCTGTGCGGCGATGTTCGTCGTCTGGACCGTCCTGTTCCTGGCCTGGGTATCGCTGGGGATCCCGCTCGGGGTCTGA
- a CDS encoding DNA glycosylase AlkZ-like family protein → MPEPQREYGYYVFPFLLDGRLVGRVDLKADRAAGVLRVPGAFAEPGAPGPESRIAAELAAELTTMAGWLGLDGVVVGERGGLAALLHAELRRSDAA, encoded by the coding sequence GTGCCCGAGCCGCAGCGCGAGTACGGCTACTACGTCTTCCCGTTCCTGCTCGACGGCCGCCTCGTCGGCCGGGTCGACCTCAAGGCCGACCGCGCCGCCGGTGTGCTGCGGGTGCCGGGCGCGTTCGCCGAGCCGGGCGCCCCGGGGCCGGAGTCGCGGATCGCGGCCGAGCTCGCCGCCGAGCTGACGACGATGGCCGGCTGGCTGGGCCTCGACGGCGTCGTCGTGGGGGAGCGGGGCGGCCTCGCGGCGCTGCTGCACGCGGAGCTCCGTCGCTCGGACGCCGCCTGA
- a CDS encoding winged helix-turn-helix domain-containing protein translates to MRTISGDVARRTFLAAQGFADPRPAGAVTRRHLGRVLDRVKLLQLDSVNVAVRAHYMPIFSRLGAYPASLLDDAAWSPSARRPRLLAETWAHEASLVPVQDWPLLGHETLPRRWWKHYGPLLEKHPSLAGDIRDVVAESGPIGAGAIEKALAPGGRAGTVRPRPPGATWWERSEVKRVCEYLFAVGDLAVGTRKHFERRYDLPERVLPPEVLDGPPPDPADAARELIAKAASALGIGTETDLRDYYRLGPERTRTAIDELVDGGRLEPVAVRGWAKPAYRDPAARAPRTVEGRALLCPFDPLVWERDRTERIFGFRYCHESRVRDIFVRWSGGTDRTTQGRADPVRR, encoded by the coding sequence GTGCGGACGATCTCGGGAGACGTGGCCCGGCGAACCTTCCTGGCAGCGCAGGGCTTCGCCGACCCCCGGCCTGCGGGCGCGGTGACCCGGCGGCATCTCGGGCGGGTGCTGGACCGGGTGAAGCTGCTGCAGCTGGACTCGGTGAACGTCGCCGTCCGCGCGCACTACATGCCGATCTTCAGCAGGCTCGGGGCGTACCCGGCGTCCCTGCTCGACGACGCCGCCTGGTCACCGAGCGCGCGCCGCCCACGGCTGCTCGCCGAGACCTGGGCGCACGAGGCGAGCCTGGTCCCCGTGCAGGACTGGCCGCTGCTCGGCCACGAGACGCTGCCGCGGCGGTGGTGGAAGCACTACGGGCCGCTGCTGGAGAAGCACCCGTCGCTGGCCGGGGACATCCGCGACGTCGTCGCCGAGTCCGGCCCGATCGGCGCCGGTGCGATCGAGAAGGCGCTGGCACCCGGCGGCCGGGCGGGCACCGTCCGCCCGCGACCGCCGGGCGCGACCTGGTGGGAGCGGTCCGAGGTCAAGCGGGTCTGCGAGTACCTGTTCGCGGTGGGTGACCTGGCCGTGGGCACCCGGAAGCACTTCGAGCGCCGCTACGACCTGCCCGAGCGGGTCCTCCCGCCGGAGGTCCTCGACGGCCCGCCACCCGACCCGGCCGACGCCGCCCGCGAGCTCATCGCCAAGGCGGCCTCGGCGCTGGGCATCGGCACCGAGACCGACCTGCGCGACTACTACCGGCTCGGCCCGGAACGCACCCGCACGGCGATCGACGAGCTCGTCGACGGCGGGCGGCTCGAACCGGTCGCGGTGCGCGGCTGGGCGAAGCCCGCCTACCGCGACCCGGCGGCCCGGGCACCGCGCACGGTCGAGGGCCGGGCGCTGCTCTGCCCGTTCGACCCGCTGGTGTGGGAGCGCGACCGCACCGAGCGGATCTTCGGCTTCCGCTACTGTCATGAGTCGCGAGTTCGCGACATATTTGTAAGGTGGTCTGGTGGCACGGACCGGACGACCCAAGGCCGAGCTGATCCTGTCCGACGATGA